The Bacteroidales bacterium genome includes the window ATAAATTTTCTACAAAGATACAATAAATAAACGTCATATTAAACTAAAGCCTCATGAATTAAAATATCACGCATTCCGGCAATATCTTTCCATGGAATATTGTTAAATTCTGTACGAAACTCATTTGATAACATTTTTACTGCTTCTCCTATAATTTCAAGATTTCTTATTACTGCATCTTGAACAAGATCGTTTTCAAGAAATTGTTCTTCGCTTAACTTATCTGTATATGACAAAATTTTGTCAATACCGTTCATTATATGTCCAATATAAATTGAATTGTCTTTTTTCATTGATAAATAATATTTAAATCTTTTTCAATAAACGACTTAATTTTAGGATGTAATGCTCTTTGACTGACTAAATCAACATTTATTTTTATCTTTTCAGAAAGTTCATTTTTTATTCTTGCAAAATCTATTAATGTAAGTCTTTGTTTGAAAGAAACCAGAATATCAATATCACTGCTTTTTGTTTGTTCATTTCTCGCATAAGAACCGAATATTCCTATTAATTCAGGTTCATAAACAAGTAAATAATCAATTATCTGTTGCTCTATCTTTTTATTCATCTTTTTATTCATATTTTTAAATTCTCATACTATTATAATTTTATGTAAAGATACTATTTTCTTTTCAATTAATATATACATGAGTTCAGTTCATAAATCGAACTCCTCAATACATCAAACCAAACAACCAAAGCGGAATAACATTCCCGTAACCGTATTCAATATTATCTTTTGCAATATAAGCATGTTTTGAACCGGAAATTTGTTTTTGTGTTTTGCTTTTTCCGCCTACTTCAAATAAATATTTTTCATTAACCAAAAAATCTGCTTTTGACGGAAACGTTACTGTTTGCATTGCAGACACCTGATTAAAGAAAAAAGTTTCTCTTAAATTTCCTTTGTCCGGCTTTTCTTGCGATAATGCATGCATCAAATTTGTATTGTGCAAAAACAACTTTTCCGGTTTATTCAAAAAGTTAATTCCGTGTGCATTTTTCGTTAAATGTTTTACGATTTTTGCTTTATTCAAATAATATAAATATTTGAGTAAAGAATCACGCGAAGTTCCTACAAGTGATGCAAGTTTCTCAATATTAGGAGAATAAGGAACAAATTCCGGCAAAACCATTAACAGCTTCTTCATTTTTAAAATGCTTGCAAAGTCAACACGATGAATTGCAGGCAAATCTGTTTCAAGAACAACATTTATAACATTTAATAATCTTTCATGATAATCATCTTGCGATTCTGTAACGAAAGGATAAGTTCCTTGACGTAAATATTCTTCAAAATATTTCAAAGGTTTAAATTTCTTTAATAAATCTGCTGAAATATTTGCATGCTCTTTGAGTATTTGTTCAAATTTATATACCGGCAATTTAATTTTGTGCATCAATTCCAGATATTCTCTGAAAGACATATCTTCGAGATGATACAAAATCAATCGACGACTTAAATCATGGCTTCCTTTATGAATTTCGAGTGCCGATGAACTTGTAAATACGATATTCAATTCAGGATAACTGTCATAAATATTTTTGATTTCCTGCGACCAGCCCTTATATTTATGAACCTCATCCAATAAAAGATACTTGCCTCCTTTCTTACTGAAATCTGCAGCAAAATCTGTAAGTTTCTTTTGTGAAAAACGTATATTATCCAAACTCACATAAATTGTTTCATGCTTTCCTTTCAATTTTGACTTAAAATATTGCAAAATTAAAGTTGTTTTACCGCAACCTCTTGCACCTGATATTCCGATTAATCTGCTTCTCCAATTAACATTTTCAAGAAGGTATCTTTTAAAGTGCATTGTAGTATCTCTTAAAACTTTTTCTGAAATTTGTCTTATTTCTTCCATTTCTTATTATTTTATAATGCAAATATAATCATTTTACCGGTTTTCACAAAGCAATTCGTGATTTTATTATACTTATTCACTAACCCATTAGTGATTTTGTGATTTTTCTCACTATTCACTTGGTGATTTATCCTCCTTTATACATAATTTTTAATTACTGCGGAGCAGTAAAACAATAGTAACCACAAGTGCAACCTGTTAATAATGTATGAATAACATACACAAATATTAACACCACAATAAATTGTTGTGCTATTCTAATTGAAAAGAAACGTGTATATATTTTTTAAAAAACATAAAAAAATTTGCAGGTTTAATTTTTTATTCTAACTTTGCAACACAAAGTACTTTTAAAACAAAACCGATGAACAATGAAAATCAAAAACATTTAGAGAACTTGAATGAGATTCGTTCAATAATGGAACGTTCTTCAAGTTTCTTATCTTTAAGCGGTTTATCCGGTATTTTTGCCGGAATATTTGCATTGGCAGGTGCAGGTTTTGCTTATTGGTTAATATTTATCCACTATGCTTATGAACGAAGTTCGTTTATCATTGATTCAATTAATTTTGATTATAAAATAACTGCATTATTGTTTGCCGATGCAATCATTGTTCTGTTTCTTGCACTAACATTCGGATTTTATTTCACATACAGAAATGCAAAAAATAAAGGCCTTAAAATTTGGAGTAAAACAGCAAAAAGATTATTAATAAACCTTATGATACCCCTGATTACAGGAGGAATTTTATCTCTGATACTGATTTGGCACGGTGCTGCTTTTATTGTTGCAGCTACAACTTTAATTTTCTACGGCTTAGCTTTAATAAATGCTTCAAAATATACTGTAAACGATGTCAGATATCTCGGAATATCACAAACAATTCTCGGCTTAACAGCAGCAATAGATATTGGTTTCGGAATTTTTTATTGGGCATTAGGATTTGGAGTTATGCACATTATCTACGGAACAATTATGTATTTAAAATATGAACGAAAAGAAAAAAAAGTTAAACAAAAAAAGCAAAAACAATGAAAAGACATACCATTCTAATATTAACTGTAGCTCTGCTTACATTAAGCTCATGCCTTAAATCAGTAAGAGAAGAAGAAAATACAACTCCGGAAGTATTTCAAGACCAAAGCATTATAGAAGATATTTCATCATACTCAAAAAGAGGATATTCATCTTTAACAGACAAATTGTATAATGAACTTCTTGAAAAAAATACAGAACTTAAAGAAATAGAAGAAGAATTTAGAATATTAACAAAGAATAGTTACAATATTGAAATAAGTGATTTTTTATCAAATAATTCAAAATATTATAATGAACTAAAGCCGTACATTTCAATTGAAGACAGCATTGTTAATATGAATTCTTATGTTGCAATGATACATGACAGTACTTTACGGGAGAAAATATTAGCCGAAGTTTATAAAAGTGAAGAGAATTACAAAAAGAAAGTTGTAAAATTAAACAGCTTGCAAAAAAGATTAGATAAAAAAATAATAGAAATGCGTGATTACAGAACAGCAATGAAAATTTCATTAACATTAAACAGTATAGAAAAATATCAAGATAATTTTAAGCAAGATACTGCAAGTATAAAAGAACTTATTAAAAGACATAATAATTTAACTAATACAATGAAAACAAAAATTGAAAATAAATAATATAAATTGTTGCATTGTTGCATTGTTATCTTTTTAAGACAATTTAACAGTGTAACAATGAAACAATGCAATAATGAACAATGCAGTCTATAATATCAAATATTAATAAGTTTTTTGAAAGCAGAGTAAGACTGGGCATTATGTCAGTTCTGACAGTTCAATCCAAAGCTGATTTCAATTACTTGAAAGAAATTCTGAATTTAACTGACGGTAATCTTGCGAGTCATTTGCGTGTTCTTGAAAGCAAAGGCTACATTAGTGTTAATAAAAAGTTTGTAGGAAGAAAAACTCAAACTAACTATTACGCAACAAATGAAGGTAAAATTGCGTTTAAGGAACATCTTAACGCTTTAGAAAATCTGATACACGGCCCGAAAGGCTAATTTTTTTATTATTTCACTTTGTAACACAAAGCACTTTTTAAACAATTATTATGAAACCCCTATTATAACTAAAATTTTTTGTATGAAACCAAAAATCAAATTCGGATTATTAATAACAGGAACATTCCTTTTCAATTTTTTATTTTGGAAAGAAGCAATCGGTATAAATGCCTTATTATTTACTGTCTTTATAATAGGCAGTTTGGCATATGCTTTTCCGTATTTTGTAAAATCAAAATATGCATTAATTGTTACAGCAGGAACTTTAATAACTGCAATAACAATTACATTGCATGCTTCTGAATTATCTGTTTTTGTATGGGTATTTTCAATAATACTCTTACAACCTTTCATCCATTATAAAGAATTGAAAACCATCATATACAGTTCTTTATCGGCATTAACATCTTTTGTAACGTCTTTTCAATTGATAGGAGATTACATCAAATTAGAAAAAAAATCTTCGAAACGAGTTAAGAAAACCCTCAAATTCATAAAGTTAACTCTTATTCCTCTAATTGTTTTGTACGTCTTTTATTGGATATTTAAATTTGCTAATCCAATTTTTGATAAATTATCTGACAGGTTTTTTATAGCAATCGGAGATTGGATACGAATGATATTCAAAGATATTTCATTTGCAGAAATCATGTTTACAATATGGGGATTTATAACAGTTGGTTGGTTTATTTATAAAATGAAAAAAGATTACGTAGTGCATGAAGAAAAAAATCACAATGAAAGCATCATAAGAAAACGTAAGAAGAAAAGCATTAATAAGTATATGCACTGTCGCTTCGGCCTGAAGCAACTTTTAAAGAATGAATTCAGAACAGGAATTATAATGATTGTTTTGGTAAATATCTTATTATTGATTATTAATGTGATTGACATTTCAACAATTTGGTTAAATTTCAAATATACAGCGGCAATTGACCTGAAACAATTTGTTCATGAAGGAACTTATTTACTTATCTTAAGTATTTTGCTGTCAATCGGTATTATGATATTCTTTTTCAGAAAAAATCTTAACTTTTATCCGAATGTAAAGACACTTAAAATTGTTTCCTATGTATGGATTGCCCAGAATGTTATCCTTTTAACTTCTGTAATCATCAGAAATTCACATTACATTAACTATTTCGGTTTAGCATATAAACGTATCGGTGTATTTTTCTTCTTGGCATTGGTAATATTCGGACTAATAACACTTTACTTAAAGATCAAGAACAAGAAAACAACCTACTGGTTAATAAAGATTAACTCTTGGGCAGTATACATCGGTTTTGTATTGTTTGCCGTACCTGATTGGGATATTATTATTGCAAAGCATAATTTGAATCATCCTATAAGAAACAATATGGAAACCAGCTTTTTACTGACTTTTGATAATAAAGCACTGCCGCTCATTGATCAAAATAAAGAAATCTTAAAACAATCAACGCAATATAATACATACAGATATTTTTATGATTCATATGAAAATGTTTATGAAAACAGAGTAAATGAAATGATGAAAAATTACAAGGAAAAGTCATGGTTATCTTGGAATTATGCAGATGAAAAATCGTATAAATACTTTAAGAAGAAATTAAATCACACAGAAAGCACAGAATAGCACAGAATTAAATACTTAAATGATATGAAAACATTCAAACACGCTCTAAACGGCATCATTTACGTATTTAGAAAAGAGCAAAATTTCAGAATACATGTAATTGCAACAATCTTGGCAATTATTGCAGGTGTCTTATTATCAATTGAAAAGAATGAATGGCTAATGATAATAATTGCAATAAGTTTTGTAATAGCATTAGAAATTGTAAATTCAGCAATAGAATATTTGTGTGATTTTGTTTCGCCAGAATATAATGATAAAATTAAAAGAATTAAAGATGCATCTGCAAGTGCTGTGTTAGTCACTGCGATGGGTGCTTTTGTTTTGGCGATAGTTATTTTTTTGCCGAAGGTCGTTCAGTTATTTAGTGAAATAGGAGTTTAGTAAAACAGGACGCTGATTGTTATGATGAAATAAGATTAAAATTGGATATATGAGAATAGATAAAACTAAAATATTGAAACCAAGGATAGTACTTCCATCTATAATTCTCTTTGGAAGTATTTTTCCATTCATTCCTTATTTGGTTGTTATAGAATTTTTCTTTTTA containing:
- a CDS encoding DUF86 domain-containing protein, with protein sequence MKKDNSIYIGHIMNGIDKILSYTDKLSEEQFLENDLVQDAVIRNLEIIGEAVKMLSNEFRTEFNNIPWKDIAGMRDILIHEALV
- a CDS encoding nucleotidyltransferase domain-containing protein, with amino-acid sequence MNKKIEQQIIDYLLVYEPELIGIFGSYARNEQTKSSDIDILVSFKQRLTLIDFARIKNELSEKIKINVDLVSQRALHPKIKSFIEKDLNIIYQ
- a CDS encoding ATP-binding protein → MEEIRQISEKVLRDTTMHFKRYLLENVNWRSRLIGISGARGCGKTTLILQYFKSKLKGKHETIYVSLDNIRFSQKKLTDFAADFSKKGGKYLLLDEVHKYKGWSQEIKNIYDSYPELNIVFTSSSALEIHKGSHDLSRRLILYHLEDMSFREYLELMHKIKLPVYKFEQILKEHANISADLLKKFKPLKYFEEYLRQGTYPFVTESQDDYHERLLNVINVVLETDLPAIHRVDFASILKMKKLLMVLPEFVPYSPNIEKLASLVGTSRDSLLKYLYYLNKAKIVKHLTKNAHGINFLNKPEKLFLHNTNLMHALSQEKPDKGNLRETFFFNQVSAMQTVTFPSKADFLVNEKYLFEVGGKSKTQKQISGSKHAYIAKDNIEYGYGNVIPLWLFGLMY
- a CDS encoding transcriptional regulator, whose product is MQSIISNINKFFESRVRLGIMSVLTVQSKADFNYLKEILNLTDGNLASHLRVLESKGYISVNKKFVGRKTQTNYYATNEGKIAFKEHLNALENLIHGPKG
- a CDS encoding DUF4173 domain-containing protein, producing the protein MKPKIKFGLLITGTFLFNFLFWKEAIGINALLFTVFIIGSLAYAFPYFVKSKYALIVTAGTLITAITITLHASELSVFVWVFSIILLQPFIHYKELKTIIYSSLSALTSFVTSFQLIGDYIKLEKKSSKRVKKTLKFIKLTLIPLIVLYVFYWIFKFANPIFDKLSDRFFIAIGDWIRMIFKDISFAEIMFTIWGFITVGWFIYKMKKDYVVHEEKNHNESIIRKRKKKSINKYMHCRFGLKQLLKNEFRTGIIMIVLVNILLLIINVIDISTIWLNFKYTAAIDLKQFVHEGTYLLILSILLSIGIMIFFFRKNLNFYPNVKTLKIVSYVWIAQNVILLTSVIIRNSHYINYFGLAYKRIGVFFFLALVIFGLITLYLKIKNKKTTYWLIKINSWAVYIGFVLFAVPDWDIIIAKHNLNHPIRNNMETSFLLTFDNKALPLIDQNKEILKQSTQYNTYRYFYDSYENVYENRVNEMMKNYKEKSWLSWNYADEKSYKYFKKKLNHTESTE
- a CDS encoding diacylglycerol kinase family protein → MKTFKHALNGIIYVFRKEQNFRIHVIATILAIIAGVLLSIEKNEWLMIIIAISFVIALEIVNSAIEYLCDFVSPEYNDKIKRIKDASASAVLVTAMGAFVLAIVIFLPKVVQLFSEIGV